In Populus alba chromosome 1, ASM523922v2, whole genome shotgun sequence, a single window of DNA contains:
- the LOC118033812 gene encoding sugar transport protein 1: MAGGAFAPTSGGKEYPGKFTFRVFFTCLFAATGGLIFGYDLGISGGVTSMDVFLKDFFPDVYQKESSVKASDDQYCKFDSQILTLFTSSLYLAALVSSIGASMATRKYGRRPTMMTSGLLFAAGAIVNGLAKNVVMLIVGRLFLGFGIGCANQSVPIYLSEVAPSKYRGALNMMFQLFITIGILIANSLNYAFARLIGGDMAWRLSLGGAIVPGLIILLGSCFLPDTPNSEIERGNYGRAKDLLLKLRDVDNVDEEFNDLVEASEKAKLVKHAWLNIFKRKYRPQLVFAVCIPMFQQLTGMNVIVFYAPVLFKTIGFGSNASLLSSLITGFVNMLATFASILTVDKLGRRKLFLMGGTQMLICQVVITIAIAMKFGVSGNPGVISGTYAGAVVAFICVYVAGFAWSWGPLGWLVPSEIFPLEVRSAAQSINVSVNMIFTFVIAQIFTAMLCHLKFGLFICFAVCVVIMSIFIYKLLPETKGVPIEEMTVVWRNHPHWSKYFNEDDAQFETSKPKDIASA, from the exons atggcAGGAGGGGCTTTCGCTCCAACATCTGGTGGAAAGGAATACCCTGGAAAGTTTACTTTCAGGGTGTTCTTCACGTGCCTTTTTGCAGCAACAGGGGGTCTGATTTTTGGTTATGATCTTGGTATTTCAG GTGGTGTAACATCTATGGATGTTTTCTTAAAGGACTTCTTTCCTGATGTTTACCAGAAGGAATCCTCAGTCAAGGCGTCAGATGATCAATACTGCAAGTTTGATAGCCAGATATTGACGTTGTTTACTTCGTCTCTATATCTGGCCGCCCTTGTTTCGTCCATAGGAGCATCTATGGCGACTCGGAAGTATGGACGGAGACCTACGATGATGACCAGTGGCTTACTTTTTGCAGCTGGTGCTATCGTTAATGGCTTAGCCAAGAATGTCGTCATGCTTATTGTTGGTCGGTTATTTCTTGGTTTTGGCATTGGATGTGCCAATCAG TCGGTTCCAATTTATCTCTCTGAAGTGGCTCCCTCTAAGTATCGAGGTGCTCTCAACATGATGTTCCAACTGTTTATTACAATTGGTATTCTCATTGCCAATTCTTTGAACTATGCCTTTGCGAGGTTGATTGGAGGAGATATGGCATGGCGCTTGAGTTTGGGTGGCGCTATAGTTCCTGGTCTAATAATTCTTCTAGGGTCATGCTTTCTTCCTGACACACCGAATTCCGAGATAGAGCGAGGCAATTATGGAAGAGCTAAAGATCTCCTTCTTAAACTCCGCGATGTTGATAATGTCGATGAGGAGTTTAATGATCTTGTCGAGGCCAGTGAGAAAGCAAAATTGGTGAAACATGCCTGGTTAAACATATTTAAGAGGAAATATAGGCCTCAGCTTGTGTTTGCAGTCTGCATTCCCATGTTTCAACAGCTCACCGGCATGAACGTAATCGTGTTTTATGCTCCTGTTTTGTTCAAAACCATTGGTTTTGGGAGCAATGCTTCTCTTTTATCTTCTCTGATTACTGGTTTCGTTAATATGCTTGCAACTTTTGCTTCGATTCTTACGGTGGATAAGTTGGGGAGGAGAAAGCTTTTCCTCATGGGTGGTACCCAAATGCTCATTTGCCAG gTTGTGATAACAATTGCCATTGCTATGAAGTTTGGAGTGAGTGGGAACCCAGGTGTGATTTCCGGTACCTACGCTGGTGCCGTGGTAGCCTTCATATGTGTTTACGTTGCGGGCTTTGCTTGGTCTTGGGGACCTCTAGGTTGGCTAGTGCCTAGTGAAATCTTCCCATTAGAAGTCCGTTCAGCTGCTCAGAGTATCAATGTTTCTGTAAACATGATCTTCACCTTCGTCATTGCACAAATCTTCACGGCAATGCTTTGTCACTTGAAGTTCGGTTTGTTCATTTGCTTTGCAGTTTGTGTGGTGATCATGAGCATCTTCATATACAAACTGCTACCTGAGACCAAAGGAGTCCCAATTGAAGAAATGACCGTTGTGTGGCGGAATCATCCTCATTGGAGCAAGTATTTTAATGAAGATGATGCTCAGTTTGAAACGAGCAAGCCCAAAGATATTGCATCTGCTTAG